From a single Chlorocebus sabaeus isolate Y175 chromosome X, mChlSab1.0.hap1, whole genome shotgun sequence genomic region:
- the LOC103232721 gene encoding melanoma-associated antigen 11, whose product METQIRREGLGCSPASIKRKKKEDSGHLGLQVSTMFSEDDFQSTEGAPSGPQIQWSQDLPRVQVFREQANQEDRSPRRTQRITGGEVLWGPITQVFPTVWPADLTGVIMPLEQRSQHCKPEEGLQAQEDNPGLVGGAQALQAEEQEAASFSSTLNVGTLEEVPATESSGPPQSPQGESSSPTAMDSIFGSLSDEGSSSQEEEGPSTSPDLIEPESFSQDILHDKIINLVHLLLRKYRVKGLITKAEMLGSVIKNYEDYFPEIFREASECMQLLFGIDVKEVDPTSHSYVLVTSLSLSYDGIQGDEQSMPKSGLLIIVLGVIFMEGNCVPEEVMWEVLSIMGVYAGREHFLFGEPKKLLTHDWVQEKYLVYRQVPATDPACYEFLWGPRAHAETSKMKVLEYIAKANGRDPSSYPSLYEDALREEEERV is encoded by the exons ATGGAGACTCAGATCCGCAGAGAGGGTCTCGGGTGCAGCCCTGCCAGCatcaagaggaagaagaaggaggactCAGGACACCTTGGACTCCAG GTGAGCACTATGTTCTCAGAGGACGACTTCCAGTCAACAGAAGGAGCCCCGTCTGGTCCGCAAATACAGTGGTCCCAGGATCTGCCAAGAGTCCAG gttTTTAGAGAACAGGCCAACCAAGAGGACAGGAGCCCCAGGAGGACCCAGAGGATCACCGGAGGAGAAGT gctGTGGGGCCCCATCACCCAGGTCTTTCCCACAGTTTGGCCTGCTGACCTAACCGGAGTCATCATGCCTCTTGAGCAAAGGAGTCAGCACTGCAAGCCTGAGGAAGGCCTTCAGGCCCAAGAAGACAACCCGGGCTTGGTGGGTGGTGCACAGGCTCTCCAAGCTGAGGAGCAGGAGGCTGCCTCCTTCTCCTCTACTCTGAATGTGGGCACTCTAGAGGAGGTGCCTGCTACTGAGTCATCAGGTCCTCCCCAGAGTCCTCAGGGAGAGTCCTCCTCTCCCACTGCCATGGACTCCATCTTTGGGAGCCTATCTGATGAGGGCTCCAGCAGCCAAGAAGAGGAGGGGCCAAGTACTTCGCCCGACCTGATAGAACCTGAGTCCTTTTCCCAAGATATACTACATGACAAGATAATTAATTTGGTTCATTTATTGCTCCGCAAGTATCGAGTCAAGGGGCTGATCACAAAGGCAGAAATGCTGGGGAGTGTCATCAAAAATTATGAGGACTACTTTCCTGAGATATTTAGGGAAGCCTCTGAATGCATGCAACTGCTCTTTGGCATTGATGTGAAGGAAGTGGACCCCACTAGCCACTCCTATGTCCTTgtcacctccctcagcctctcttaTGATGGCATACAGGGTGATGAGCAGAGCATGCCCAAGTCTGGCCTCCTGATAATAGTCCTGGGTGTGATCTTCATGGAGGGGAACTGCGTCCCTGAAGAGGTTATGTGGGAAGTCCTGAGCATTATGGGGGTGTATGCTGGAAGGGAGCACTTCCTCTTTGGGGAGCCCAAGAAGCTCCTCACCCATGATTGGGTGCAGGAAAAGTACCTGGTGTACcggcaggtgcccgccactgatCCTGCATGTTATGAGTTCCTGTGGGGTCCAAGGGCCCACGCTGAGACCAGCAAGATGAAAGTTCTTGAGTACATAGCCAAGGCCAATGGGAGGGATCCCAGTTCTTACCCATCCCTGTATGAAGATGCtttgagagaggaggaagaaagagtctGA